Proteins co-encoded in one Bacillus sp. FSL H8-0547 genomic window:
- a CDS encoding alpha-amylase, with the protein MEQNHTMMQFFEWHVRPTGTHWNRLKELAPELKDRGIDSVWIPPVTKGQSGDDVGYGVYDLYDLGEFNQKGSVRTKYGLKKELIAAIEACHNVGINVYVDLVMNHKAGADETELFKAIEVDRENRTEELSKPKNIEGWTKFTFPGRKGKYSDFEWNFEHFNGTDYDAKNDKIGVFKIVGDNKDWNENVDSEFGNYDYLMFANLDYDNQAVQDEMISWGKWLADTLNCNGYRLDAIKHINHEFVHRFAEELYEDRGDDFFFVGEFWKSDLKACQDFLDKINYNMSLFDVSLHYKLHEASKSGKDFDLSTIFEDTLVGSHPEHAVTFVDNHDSQPDEALESWVEDWFKQSAYALILLREHGYPCVFYGDYYGIDGDNPIDGKREAIDPLLYVRQTRAYGEQEDYFDHPNTIGWVRRGVDEFERSGCAVVISNGDDGEKRMCVGEHHAGEVWVDMTGTREEHIAIEDDGFAVFPVNGQSVSVWARPEEDVE; encoded by the coding sequence ATGGAACAGAATCACACGATGATGCAGTTTTTTGAATGGCATGTCAGACCGACCGGAACGCATTGGAACAGACTGAAAGAGCTTGCGCCTGAGCTGAAGGATAGGGGCATTGACTCGGTATGGATTCCGCCTGTAACAAAGGGGCAGTCCGGGGATGATGTCGGATACGGCGTCTATGATCTGTATGACCTCGGCGAGTTTAATCAAAAGGGCAGCGTCCGTACAAAATACGGCCTGAAAAAAGAACTGATCGCCGCCATTGAAGCGTGCCATAATGTCGGCATTAATGTATATGTAGACCTCGTCATGAACCACAAAGCCGGTGCTGATGAGACCGAGCTGTTTAAAGCCATTGAAGTGGACCGGGAAAACCGGACCGAGGAACTGTCTAAGCCTAAAAATATTGAAGGCTGGACGAAATTCACCTTCCCTGGAAGAAAAGGAAAATATTCTGATTTCGAGTGGAACTTCGAGCACTTCAACGGGACAGATTATGATGCAAAGAATGATAAAATCGGTGTATTCAAAATCGTCGGCGACAACAAAGACTGGAATGAAAATGTCGACAGCGAGTTTGGAAACTATGACTATCTGATGTTTGCAAACCTTGATTATGACAATCAGGCCGTACAGGATGAGATGATCTCTTGGGGCAAGTGGCTGGCGGATACACTGAACTGCAACGGCTACAGACTCGATGCAATTAAGCACATCAACCATGAATTTGTTCACCGGTTCGCAGAGGAATTGTATGAAGACCGCGGCGATGACTTCTTTTTTGTCGGGGAGTTCTGGAAATCAGACTTAAAAGCATGCCAGGATTTCCTTGATAAAATCAATTACAATATGAGTCTTTTTGATGTGTCTCTTCATTACAAGCTGCATGAAGCTTCAAAGTCAGGGAAGGATTTTGACCTTTCAACAATCTTTGAGGATACGCTTGTAGGATCACACCCGGAGCATGCGGTCACATTTGTTGATAATCATGATTCACAGCCGGATGAAGCACTCGAGTCATGGGTGGAGGACTGGTTCAAACAGAGTGCCTACGCGCTGATTCTGCTGCGTGAGCACGGTTACCCGTGCGTATTTTACGGTGATTACTACGGAATAGACGGCGATAACCCTATAGACGGCAAACGGGAAGCGATTGATCCGCTCCTTTACGTAAGGCAGACAAGAGCCTACGGCGAGCAGGAGGATTACTTCGATCATCCGAACACCATCGGCTGGGTCAGACGCGGTGTAGATGAATTTGAGCGTTCCGGCTGTGCGGTCGTCATTTCAAACGGAGATGACGGCGAAAAACGCATGTGCGTCGGTGAACACCACGCCGGCGAGGTATGGGTGGACATGACCGGCACGCGCGAAGAGCACATTGCCATTGAGGACGACGGCTTTGCGGTTTTCCCTGTAAATGGACAGAGTGTATCCGTCTGGGCACGCCCGGAAGAAGATGTAGAATAA
- a CDS encoding AbgT family transporter, with protein MEPATSSVENRKNRGIFNRMLDGVEKAGNKLPDPVTLFILFAVIVILASHLAAVLGVKAVNPATKETVEAVSLLTKEGFQKIMTNMVKNFAEFPPLGLVLVTMIGVGLAEGVGLISALLRKLVLGAPKGIITFSIVFAGLLANMAGDAGFIVLPPIAALVFMSVGRHPIAGMVVAYASVAGGFSANLIVNMLDALLAGFTQSAAEIVDPDFQTNPAMNWYFLAGSCLFFVPLAIWVTEKIVEPRLPEYKGPRMPMDKLSPEEAKGLRYAGAATLIFLLLVAVTIVPENGWLRGENGAVIISPFMNSLVPIIMGLFLFPALAYGIATKSIQSDKDIAQEIAKSLGTMGMYMAIAFFAAQFIAYFNWSNLGIIMAISGADVLKGLGLTGLPLLIGFILFCGTLNLFIASASAKWAIVGPVFVPMFMLLGYDPAFTQVAYRIGDSITNPITPMFAYFAILLAGAKKFDKNMGLGSLISVMLPYTIFFGIAWILFFIAWYYLGIPLGPGADIFLN; from the coding sequence ATGGAACCAGCTACATCATCAGTAGAAAACAGAAAGAACCGCGGCATCTTTAACCGGATGCTGGACGGAGTGGAAAAAGCAGGGAACAAGCTTCCCGATCCGGTCACCTTGTTTATTTTGTTTGCGGTGATTGTCATTCTCGCCTCACATCTTGCAGCTGTACTGGGTGTAAAGGCAGTGAATCCTGCCACGAAGGAAACGGTTGAGGCTGTCAGTCTTCTTACCAAGGAAGGCTTCCAGAAAATCATGACGAATATGGTGAAAAATTTCGCGGAATTCCCGCCGCTTGGTCTTGTGCTCGTGACCATGATCGGGGTTGGGCTTGCAGAAGGTGTCGGACTGATTTCAGCTCTTCTCCGAAAGCTCGTTCTCGGAGCGCCAAAGGGGATTATTACGTTTTCAATCGTATTTGCAGGTCTTCTTGCCAATATGGCAGGGGATGCAGGATTTATCGTGCTGCCTCCGATCGCTGCGCTAGTGTTCATGAGTGTCGGCAGGCATCCGATTGCAGGTATGGTCGTTGCTTATGCTTCTGTTGCAGGAGGATTCAGTGCGAACCTGATTGTGAATATGCTTGATGCCCTTCTTGCCGGCTTCACACAGTCAGCAGCGGAGATTGTTGACCCGGACTTCCAGACCAATCCTGCGATGAACTGGTATTTCCTTGCAGGGTCATGTTTATTCTTCGTTCCGCTTGCCATCTGGGTGACTGAAAAAATCGTAGAACCGCGTCTTCCCGAATACAAAGGACCGCGTATGCCGATGGACAAGCTGTCGCCTGAGGAAGCGAAAGGGCTCCGCTATGCGGGTGCTGCGACACTTATTTTCCTGCTTCTTGTTGCCGTCACCATCGTTCCTGAAAACGGCTGGCTGAGAGGAGAAAACGGTGCGGTCATTATATCACCGTTTATGAATTCCCTTGTTCCGATCATCATGGGTCTCTTCCTGTTCCCGGCTCTTGCCTATGGAATAGCCACGAAATCCATCCAGTCGGATAAGGACATTGCACAGGAAATCGCCAAATCGCTCGGCACAATGGGCATGTACATGGCGATTGCCTTTTTCGCGGCCCAGTTTATTGCCTATTTCAACTGGAGCAACCTCGGAATCATCATGGCCATATCGGGAGCTGATGTTCTTAAAGGCCTCGGACTTACCGGACTGCCGCTGCTGATTGGATTTATTCTCTTTTGCGGAACGCTGAACCTGTTTATCGCGAGTGCTTCAGCTAAATGGGCAATCGTCGGACCTGTCTTTGTTCCGATGTTCATGCTTCTTGGATATGACCCCGCCTTTACACAAGTGGCCTACCGGATCGGGGACAGCATCACAAACCCGATCACGCCGATGTTTGCCTACTTTGCCATCCTTCTTGCAGGTGCCAAAAAGTTTGATAAAAACATGGGTCTCGGTTCCCTTATTTCCGTGATGCTTCCGTACACGATCTTTTTTGGTATTGCATGGATCCTTTTCTTTATTGCCTGGTACTACCTTGGAATTCCGCTCGGGCCGGGTGCTGATATCTTTTTAAACTAA
- a CDS encoding DNA-3-methyladenine glycosylase, translating into MTIKPVHPSFFEKPTLELAQELLGQLLVKETAEGTAAGIIVETEAYIGPGDRAAHSFGGRRTPRTEVMFGSAGYAYTYVMHTHCLVNVVSGDKDAPEAVLIRAVEPVTGEELMKKRRPGAKRGKELTNGPGKLTKALGITMADYGHPLWESPLYIAEGIRPHGISAGPRIGIDNSGEAMEYPWRFRVSGNPYVSGTKKNNQS; encoded by the coding sequence ATGACTATCAAGCCTGTGCACCCTTCCTTTTTTGAGAAGCCGACCCTTGAGCTTGCACAGGAGCTCTTAGGCCAGTTGCTTGTGAAAGAAACCGCTGAAGGAACAGCTGCAGGCATAATCGTCGAAACGGAAGCCTATATCGGGCCGGGAGACCGGGCAGCCCACAGCTTTGGCGGGCGCCGCACACCCAGAACGGAAGTGATGTTCGGCTCCGCTGGATACGCCTACACCTACGTTATGCACACCCATTGTCTCGTGAACGTTGTGAGCGGGGATAAGGATGCTCCTGAAGCCGTGCTGATCCGGGCAGTCGAGCCCGTCACCGGAGAAGAGCTGATGAAAAAAAGGCGTCCTGGAGCTAAAAGAGGCAAGGAACTGACAAACGGACCAGGCAAACTGACGAAAGCACTCGGCATCACAATGGCGGATTACGGCCATCCGCTGTGGGAGAGCCCATTATATATTGCAGAAGGTATTAGACCGCACGGAATTTCAGCGGGGCCCCGCATCGGCATTGACAACAGCGGAGAGGCAATGGAATATCCATGGAGATTCCGGGTGAGCGGAAACCCTTATGTATCGGGGACGAAAAAGAATAATCAGAGCTGA
- a CDS encoding helix-turn-helix domain-containing protein, producing the protein MTIDQVQRAHLTRVQDYIEEQLHKKLTLTHLAKVSTYSPYHFHRLFSEFTGETPADYVKRLRLEKAAHSLIYEPEKPVTDIAMDCGFSSLSYFTYTFHDTFQHSPKVWREGGYLEKFPRVYVNSKKSKQDSSKRKENTQPPGYTGFQWLNLNKVKVMVLPKRDVILKHRIGEYSAEISQTWEHLYRYCKAREIMNESTMLIGVPRNNPYLTPPEKCRYDCCISIEGNHAIEGLEISSFDGGKYAVYEFEEPLNYSMRKQLIECYSELYSYWLPKSGFRHLGNPVEIVQITSIAGSLELECKIKAIALEIEPY; encoded by the coding sequence ATGACGATTGATCAAGTACAGCGGGCTCATCTTACAAGAGTCCAGGATTATATAGAAGAACAGCTGCACAAAAAATTGACGCTTACCCATCTTGCAAAGGTATCTACCTATTCACCTTATCATTTTCATCGTCTTTTTTCGGAATTTACTGGAGAGACACCGGCTGACTATGTGAAGAGGCTGAGGCTTGAAAAGGCAGCGCATTCATTGATTTATGAGCCTGAAAAACCAGTGACAGACATTGCAATGGACTGCGGGTTTTCATCCCTATCCTACTTTACATACACGTTTCATGATACCTTTCAGCACAGTCCAAAAGTCTGGCGGGAAGGTGGATACTTAGAGAAATTTCCGAGAGTATATGTAAATAGCAAGAAATCGAAACAAGATAGCAGTAAAAGGAAAGAAAACACGCAGCCTCCTGGGTATACTGGGTTTCAGTGGCTCAATCTTAATAAAGTAAAGGTCATGGTTCTGCCGAAGCGTGATGTCATCTTAAAACACCGGATTGGAGAATACTCAGCAGAAATCAGCCAGACGTGGGAGCATCTATACCGCTACTGTAAGGCAAGGGAGATAATGAATGAATCCACGATGCTGATCGGGGTTCCGCGTAACAATCCTTATTTGACACCACCCGAAAAATGCCGCTATGACTGCTGCATTTCAATTGAAGGAAATCATGCGATTGAAGGATTAGAAATATCTTCTTTCGATGGCGGGAAATACGCTGTCTATGAATTTGAAGAACCTCTCAATTACAGCATGAGAAAGCAGCTGATCGAATGTTATTCAGAGCTCTACAGCTACTGGCTGCCCAAAAGCGGTTTCCGCCACCTGGGAAATCCCGTGGAGATTGTACAGATAACTTCTATAGCAGGGTCACTTGAGCTTGAATGCAAAATCAAGGCTATTGCGCTTGAAATCGAACCTTATTAA
- a CDS encoding Gfo/Idh/MocA family oxidoreductase — MIHAAIIGLGAIGQRVLSSFVNHPEINISAICDRNPDVTRETSEKTGDVLSFTDHVHLLKEADIDLVYIAVPPKFHHGIAKDVMLAGKHVLCEKPLANSLEEAESLAKLADEKGIVHAMNFPLIYSAGSSTFASLIKKGYIGKLRRLELKMHFPAWPRPWQQNEWVAGKEQGGFVLEVGVHYIHQIQRIFGPVTVLDKSVQFPEDPNSCEIGILARLKLEDGTPVLIDGLSGIAGDEEIRFTAYGTEGTLSLLNWADLKGGKLGERLLPIEADESLTGSLVMELTKALKGEKANLADFHEGLHAQTVLEQLRGE; from the coding sequence ATGATACATGCAGCCATTATCGGCTTAGGAGCCATCGGACAACGCGTATTAAGCAGCTTTGTCAATCATCCGGAAATCAACATTTCAGCAATTTGCGACCGGAATCCTGACGTTACACGTGAAACATCAGAAAAAACAGGAGATGTTCTGTCATTTACTGACCATGTTCATCTTTTGAAGGAAGCAGATATTGACCTTGTTTACATAGCCGTTCCGCCGAAATTCCATCACGGGATTGCAAAAGATGTGATGCTTGCCGGGAAACATGTACTTTGTGAAAAGCCGCTGGCAAACTCGCTTGAGGAAGCGGAAAGTCTAGCAAAACTTGCTGATGAAAAAGGCATTGTTCACGCCATGAATTTCCCTCTTATATACAGTGCCGGCAGCAGCACCTTCGCATCTCTTATCAAAAAAGGCTATATTGGGAAGCTCAGACGACTTGAGCTGAAGATGCATTTCCCTGCTTGGCCCCGGCCGTGGCAGCAAAATGAATGGGTTGCGGGCAAAGAGCAGGGAGGGTTTGTGCTCGAGGTCGGAGTTCATTATATCCATCAAATTCAACGAATCTTCGGTCCTGTTACCGTTTTGGACAAGTCCGTTCAATTCCCTGAAGATCCAAATTCATGCGAAATCGGCATCCTTGCCAGGCTAAAGCTTGAAGACGGCACACCCGTTTTGATAGACGGACTGAGCGGGATTGCCGGAGACGAAGAAATCCGCTTTACCGCATACGGGACAGAGGGAACTCTTTCCCTGCTCAACTGGGCGGATCTCAAAGGCGGTAAGCTTGGGGAGAGACTGCTGCCGATCGAAGCAGACGAGAGTCTTACCGGCTCACTTGTTATGGAGCTCACAAAAGCGCTCAAAGGAGAAAAAGCAAATCTTGCAGACTTTCACGAAGGGCTTCATGCCCAAACTGTTTTGGAACAATTAAGAGGAGAGTGA
- a CDS encoding HAMP domain-containing sensor histidine kinase has translation MGTKWKNSMAFILVMMVLTYGISGVFSAIGNGDRYLFKNYFQSVEYQERVNYFANLLSLYELNGLTKEEAKKNVTVSAEEIDEHRYRYGSLSEQMMNIEGQYDADISAAKENGNTEVEKVLTEEKNKKIADITMNFKDDEHVREKILAEKQKEIDRFFEEIYKDPKPEFEAIKNEFFYYLKSIDSEEIYTNLPLSAKDDPKAFLTKKDMYHVENYSGARGYIYSTDGFNYFGSGEVMNSFDGLQEKKFTGQIALPKNAPSDSVTMIELRDFQKSQTIYYAHSISGVLALMISVLLLKRRRLFDPILKSVWSDRYNRLPLDVRFVLAGIALIGSLISLFGVIDYYPFRYGYEWLYSFIFLVLGACFISALIIQSFLLVHQIKNEGNLKKEWKTTLLYRISKAVADAFLIQKVGIQLVILLGIVFGFGIGVVAVLFEPAFVLIYVPAFILLGIPAVLFMFKRIGYFNQIVANSNEIMLGNLETDLPVKGKSALAALASNMNALKHGVKTSQQKQVKSERLKTELITNVSHDLRTPLTSIISYTDLLKNPDLTDDERASYVEIIDRKSQRLKILIEDLFEASKMASGSIELIKQKVDVSQLLQQALAEYNEAIGDSGLHFRVTYPDEPVYAVVDGQKMWRVFENLIGNILKYSLENTRVYISMKQSGSQTVISFKNVTKYELSENTDELFERFKRGDSSRHTEGSGLGLTIAKSIVDLHGGQLEIDVDGDLFKVTMMLDAV, from the coding sequence TTGGGTACAAAATGGAAAAATAGTATGGCATTCATTCTGGTAATGATGGTGCTGACCTACGGAATCAGCGGTGTGTTTTCCGCTATAGGAAACGGAGACAGATATTTATTCAAGAACTATTTTCAATCTGTTGAATATCAGGAACGGGTAAACTACTTTGCGAATCTTTTAAGTTTATATGAACTGAACGGCCTGACAAAAGAAGAAGCAAAAAAGAACGTCACCGTTTCTGCGGAAGAAATCGATGAACACCGCTACAGATACGGAAGTTTAAGCGAGCAGATGATGAATATTGAAGGACAGTATGATGCGGATATTTCAGCCGCCAAGGAAAACGGCAACACCGAGGTGGAAAAAGTCCTGACGGAAGAAAAGAATAAAAAGATTGCGGACATCACCATGAATTTCAAAGATGATGAGCATGTCAGGGAAAAGATTCTGGCGGAAAAACAGAAAGAAATTGACCGGTTTTTTGAAGAAATCTATAAAGATCCTAAACCGGAATTTGAAGCAATTAAAAACGAATTTTTCTATTATTTAAAAAGTATAGATTCAGAAGAGATTTACACGAACCTGCCATTATCCGCCAAGGATGATCCAAAAGCATTCTTAACTAAAAAAGACATGTATCATGTTGAGAACTATTCGGGAGCAAGAGGATATATTTATTCGACTGATGGTTTCAACTATTTCGGCAGCGGAGAAGTCATGAATTCATTTGACGGCCTGCAGGAGAAGAAATTCACCGGCCAGATCGCCCTGCCTAAAAACGCACCGTCAGACAGTGTAACCATGATTGAACTTCGTGATTTTCAAAAATCACAGACAATCTACTATGCACACTCTATAAGCGGAGTGCTGGCACTGATGATCAGTGTCCTCCTTTTAAAGAGACGCCGTCTGTTTGATCCGATTCTGAAAAGCGTCTGGTCTGACAGGTATAACCGCTTGCCGCTGGATGTCAGATTTGTGCTTGCCGGAATTGCGCTTATCGGGAGCTTAATTTCCCTGTTTGGAGTAATCGACTACTATCCGTTCCGCTATGGATACGAATGGCTCTATTCCTTTATCTTTCTGGTTTTAGGAGCATGCTTCATCTCTGCTCTGATCATTCAATCCTTCCTGCTTGTTCACCAAATTAAAAACGAAGGAAATCTGAAAAAAGAATGGAAAACGACTCTTCTTTACAGAATTTCAAAAGCGGTTGCAGATGCTTTTCTTATTCAAAAGGTCGGTATTCAGCTTGTCATTCTGCTCGGAATTGTATTTGGGTTTGGAATCGGCGTCGTTGCCGTTCTTTTTGAGCCTGCCTTTGTGCTCATTTACGTTCCTGCTTTCATCCTGCTCGGCATTCCGGCTGTGCTGTTTATGTTTAAGCGAATCGGCTATTTTAATCAGATTGTCGCAAACTCGAATGAGATTATGCTCGGAAATCTGGAAACAGACCTGCCTGTAAAAGGGAAGTCAGCACTAGCAGCACTTGCGTCAAATATGAATGCTTTAAAGCACGGCGTGAAAACGTCGCAGCAGAAGCAGGTGAAAAGCGAGCGTCTGAAAACGGAACTGATTACAAATGTCAGCCATGATCTCAGAACACCGCTCACTTCGATTATCAGCTATACAGATCTCCTGAAAAATCCGGATCTCACCGATGATGAAAGAGCTTCCTATGTAGAAATCATTGACCGCAAGTCCCAGCGCCTGAAGATTTTGATTGAAGACTTATTTGAAGCTTCAAAGATGGCAAGCGGCAGCATCGAGCTTATCAAACAGAAGGTGGACGTCTCTCAGCTTTTGCAGCAGGCGCTTGCCGAGTACAACGAAGCGATCGGTGATTCAGGTCTGCATTTTCGGGTAACGTATCCGGATGAGCCGGTTTATGCGGTAGTCGATGGGCAGAAAATGTGGAGAGTGTTTGAAAATCTGATTGGCAACATCCTGAAATATTCTCTTGAGAACACGCGCGTTTATATTTCGATGAAACAGTCAGGCAGCCAGACGGTCATCTCGTTTAAGAACGTTACGAAATACGAGCTGAGCGAGAATACGGATGAGCTTTTTGAAAGGTTTAAGCGCGGGGATTCATCACGTCATACAGAAGGATCGGGTCTTGGCCTGACGATCGCCAAATCCATTGTTGATTTGCATGGAGGCCAGCTTGAGATTGATGTTGATGGCGATCTTTTCAAGGTAACAATGATGTTGGACGCGGTTTAG
- a CDS encoding response regulator transcription factor, translated as MTNYNVLVVDDEKEIRDAIEIYLKNENITVIKAKDGVEALEKLNEHQIHLILLDIMMPRLDGISTTFKIREKKNIPIIILSAKSEDTDKILGLQVGADDYVTKPFNPMELIARVKSQLRRFVTLGTYEGAQKTVDLNGLILDQSAKEVTVNGENVKLTRIEYSIVELLMLNAGRVFSINEIYERVWNEPGYNAEKTVAVHIRKIREKIEIDPKNPRYLKVVWGIGYKMEK; from the coding sequence ATGACAAATTACAACGTACTGGTCGTAGATGATGAAAAAGAAATCCGCGATGCGATAGAAATCTATCTAAAGAATGAAAACATAACCGTCATCAAAGCGAAAGACGGCGTCGAAGCCCTTGAAAAACTGAACGAGCACCAGATTCATCTTATCTTGCTGGACATCATGATGCCCCGGCTTGACGGCATTTCCACAACTTTTAAAATCCGCGAGAAAAAGAACATACCGATCATCATTTTAAGTGCAAAAAGCGAAGATACCGATAAAATTCTCGGCCTGCAGGTCGGAGCGGATGATTATGTGACAAAGCCGTTCAACCCGATGGAGCTGATTGCCAGAGTCAAATCCCAGCTGCGCCGCTTTGTGACACTCGGCACGTATGAAGGTGCACAGAAAACCGTTGATTTGAACGGACTGATCCTTGATCAATCAGCTAAAGAAGTCACTGTAAACGGCGAGAACGTCAAGCTGACCCGCATTGAATACAGCATTGTCGAGCTGCTGATGCTGAATGCGGGACGTGTGTTCTCCATTAATGAAATATACGAACGTGTGTGGAATGAGCCGGGCTACAACGCCGAAAAAACGGTTGCTGTCCATATCCGGAAAATCAGGGAGAAAATTGAGATTGATCCTAAAAATCCTAGATATTTAAAGGTGGTATGGGGAATTGGGTACAAAATGGAAAAATAG
- a CDS encoding Zn-dependent hydrolase: MFSKERLLKELDQTPSYEGIDPLELAEKLSALFDIGKTPEGGITRFPYTDEENKAKALFQSWMEEAGLEVKEDAVGNLFGILRGTSPELPVVMTGSHLDSVPNGGAFDGPLGCLSSLLAMKAIAKNGKLKRSIELAVFVDEEGARFKNGIFGSRAMMGEAGTEDFKAFHDEQGNSLYDEMIRNGHQPERIAEHVRNPKQIYAFLELHIEQGKRLESEGKDIGVVSGIAGPSWTSFTFIGETDHAGNTPMEFRKDTVAAAAEFILAVEKTPRRFSETAVATVGKLNVFPNGTNVISGRTEAVADVRDIDREARDAVIQSMKKASQTIAESRGLTVEIKDGISIAPVIVPDDIQNIIRQAAEKSGLSTLSLPSGAGHDAMTLGKYVPSGMIFVPSQNGKSHSPEEWTSLPDCIKGVQTIKESLLQLADK, translated from the coding sequence ATGTTTTCAAAAGAACGATTGCTGAAGGAACTGGATCAGACCCCTTCTTATGAAGGAATAGATCCCCTGGAGCTTGCAGAAAAACTGTCAGCCCTTTTTGATATAGGAAAAACACCAGAGGGAGGAATCACAAGATTTCCTTATACAGATGAAGAAAACAAAGCAAAGGCGCTGTTTCAGTCCTGGATGGAGGAAGCTGGTCTTGAGGTGAAGGAGGATGCTGTGGGCAACCTGTTCGGCATCCTTCGCGGAACGTCGCCTGAGCTTCCCGTTGTGATGACAGGCTCCCACCTCGACAGCGTGCCGAACGGAGGGGCGTTTGACGGTCCGCTTGGCTGCCTGAGCAGTCTGCTCGCCATGAAGGCCATTGCAAAAAACGGCAAACTTAAGCGTTCCATTGAACTCGCGGTTTTTGTGGACGAAGAAGGAGCCAGATTTAAAAACGGCATTTTCGGAAGCCGGGCGATGATGGGAGAAGCAGGCACCGAAGATTTCAAAGCATTTCACGATGAACAGGGAAACTCGTTATATGACGAAATGATCCGAAACGGCCATCAGCCTGAAAGGATAGCAGAGCACGTCAGAAATCCTAAACAAATCTATGCCTTCCTCGAGCTTCACATCGAGCAGGGAAAGCGGCTTGAATCAGAAGGGAAGGACATCGGCGTTGTCAGCGGCATTGCCGGTCCTTCCTGGACATCCTTCACATTTATCGGCGAAACGGACCACGCAGGGAACACGCCGATGGAGTTCCGGAAAGATACAGTAGCCGCAGCAGCCGAATTCATTTTGGCTGTTGAAAAAACCCCTCGCAGATTCAGCGAAACGGCTGTTGCGACAGTCGGCAAACTGAACGTTTTTCCAAACGGCACAAACGTGATTTCCGGCCGGACAGAAGCAGTGGCAGATGTAAGGGATATCGACCGTGAGGCCCGGGATGCTGTGATACAATCAATGAAGAAAGCCTCACAGACCATTGCAGAATCCCGCGGTTTGACAGTTGAAATCAAAGACGGAATTTCCATTGCGCCGGTCATTGTCCCGGATGACATTCAGAACATCATCCGGCAGGCGGCAGAAAAAAGCGGCCTTTCAACGCTCTCACTGCCGAGCGGGGCAGGGCATGATGCGATGACACTTGGAAAGTATGTCCCGTCCGGTATGATTTTCGTGCCGAGCCAAAACGGAAAAAGCCACTCTCCCGAAGAGTGGACCTCTTTGCCGGACTGTATCAAAGGGGTGCAGACAATAAAAGAATCCCTTCTGCAGCTTGCAGACAAATAG
- a CDS encoding DUF1761 domain-containing protein, with the protein MFEEFNIIAVLAGGLLYMAFGAFYYSPLLFGKTWTGMHPGGIKDSVKYTGSAVIALLTSFLIYTLIQLTGADGAGPGLLTGLIVGAVLALAYLKNTLFGLMNWKSYGIAVLDHVIACSLLGVLHGLWS; encoded by the coding sequence ATGTTTGAGGAATTTAATATCATTGCTGTACTGGCAGGAGGTCTGCTTTATATGGCATTTGGCGCATTCTATTATTCACCGCTTTTATTCGGAAAAACCTGGACGGGCATGCACCCGGGTGGAATCAAAGATTCTGTCAAATATACAGGCTCTGCCGTCATTGCACTGCTAACTTCTTTTCTGATTTATACACTCATTCAATTAACTGGCGCAGACGGTGCGGGCCCGGGTTTATTAACCGGATTAATAGTAGGGGCAGTGCTTGCGCTTGCCTATTTGAAAAATACCCTTTTTGGACTGATGAATTGGAAATCATATGGCATTGCCGTGCTTGACCACGTGATTGCGTGTTCGCTTCTTGGCGTGCTGCACGGGTTATGGAGCTGA